GGCCCTGATAATGTTTTAGCGACACGTAGAAATATCTTCTGTACGTTTTTTCTGTGCTGTAATTTAACTTAAACTGGCGTGATGTTTTGAGTGATCTCTTAATTAAAAAAGAGCGCTGTATTTAGTGGGAATTAGTCAGCACTTTAGAGCAAACTATGCTGCTAAGTCCCTGTGAGAGGCTGTTGTTGTTCTCGGCGAATGACATCATCAGTGTGCGTGCTCCAGCCTCCGGTGTTTATGGCTGATCCAGGAACAGTTCTGCTGATGTTCCCGTCTATGGCAAGCCACGATtcgtgtttaaaaaaaactgatccGAGAACAGGCTCAACATGCTTTTCAATTTCTGCTGTCATTATTTCCGCATCTAGCGGCAAATGTTTTGGTCAAATTTCTCCATCACTGCTTTTCTGTTCGGCAAGCATCTTACGTTGACTTAGCTTTTAAGTAAGAAATCAAATCAGAAAGATGTTTTGCAGCGagtatttaattgtaatttagtgATGGAAAGTCCGACTTTTTCTTTTGATCCATTCGATTCTTGGATTTGTAGTTGTCATGCAAGAAAACGATATAAAAcgaacaaaaagaacaaaatacaaaacatattGATAGATGCATTAATATTCAACCTACTTGCAAATACtcattacaacagaaaaaaagtcaaaacacgaaaaaaaaaacatgcattgatAGTGTTATAACAATTCCTTAAATTTAGTATAACTTGcattaaaaattacataaaaatacacaagtacatttttttgcattaaaacattaattaattttctgatGAAAGTTAATTTCCAATGAATAGCATCTGATTTATTATGAATTTAAAGTGAAAGGTTCATTTAGTAAAAAATTCAATGATCTCTTTACGGAGGTTAGATTAAAGATAATTCTGagaaattgaaataataaataaaaccaaattagattgcattatacattttttgccaatttataattattattattattttaataaagattTACATTTAGCAATGTCGATGTTTTAGAttcagtaaacatttttaaaacagttgttCTGTTACATCATCCCATTGATTCCATGTGACCCCATGTTGAGTTTAGTTTAATATAAACATCCTtcagaaactaaataaaatactatgTGTTTTTATTCTTGTATGACAGTTTTTATCAAATTATTAAAGAGCTCAGATTGTTTTGTTGCCACTGTCATACATGCAGTTTAGTTTGTTGACGTTTCTGATACCACTTTGGTTGAGTCCAAAATTTCTTAACCCCTATATAGtatccaaaaaaaaataataataataataattaaaaaaaaaaaaaatagtaagtgACAAAAGAcaccaccaacctgatttcaccaacatgttcctggattaacatctatgttgatcctggaacaacatttaatttagccaatcagaattgagggatacatttaccatttatgttaattttaggcttacagttaggttTAAGCACTTCTATGTGATTGTTAtaccactatttatttattttttttatttaggaaattatttacagttatggttgggtttaggggtaggggattggaatggattacattttcaaacaaaaatgatgttccaggatcaacataaatgttaatccaggatGACATTGTACTTgtcaaaatcatgacatgcacaCATGAGATAGGtacttatttgaaataaataattagtaccacaatagttcatttttaaaagttCATTATTATGAATGTGATCTGGACTTTCAACATTTCCCATCTATTTTACAGAGAAGTATGGAATTTGGATGCAGCCtttgaatgtatttgtgtgaAGTGATGCAACTGACACTGCAGGCGACATAATAATGACATCAAAAGGAATACTGTAAGATTAATCATACTAAATACAAACATACTTTTAGCAGTTGCAAAGTCAATCCTCACGAGCTGATGTGACTTCAGAATTCAGATGCATTCTGTTCAGTTTGAATTTTGAAAGAAGCTATTAAAACCAGTTGTGTGAAGTGGATCAGgattaaaacattttgtttactTATCAGCGATCACCAGCATCATATCTGTTTAGAAAGTCTCAAATCCCaatatatttgcttatttgtaGCAAATATCTGACActgacagaaaatattaattaaacattatagcaccttattattttcctttaatcagaatcagaatcagctttattgccaggtatgttcacacatacgaggaatttgttttcgtgacagagcttctacagtgcaacaggataacagagacaggaaaaaaacagataataaatatattaaaaaatagaagtaagtagtgagtgcaaatatacagattgacaagtgtatgtacgtgtttattactatatacaacgttatatgtgcagctgttatgtgcaaattggcatgtaagtgtgtggttaaataagtgtatatgtgtataaaagtgtatggcaagtagtgatgttagtagtggcaagtagtgatgtttaaCTTGATAGTGTTTTATTATAAGTGAGGCCTGTTTACTTGACAAGAGAACGCACAAGGAGTTGCTTtccttttgtttcatttaaaacttacattaaattatttatcatatttttgaAGGAACTGGATCAAAACCTATAACTTAACATCCCTCACAAGTTATgataaagggatatttcacaacaaaattaaaatagatttatgttcatttactcaccctcaatatGACTGTTTCTTCTTATTTCTTCAGATATCTCTTGTTTCTTATTACTTTTTGATTGTGATATAAATGTCATCAAGAGCTACCAACAGTTACAGATTCAGAAAAACTAATTAAGAGAGAATAACTGCTCCTGATGAAACTTTTAGGTTTTATAAAGTGAAAAGCTCAGTCAAGAAAAAGTTATTTGCAACAGTATTTACAACACCCTTGAGTCTGGATCTTGCTTCTTGTCACATAATGATGGATGATCTCAAACTCATAGGTTTGCTGCAGCCATAAAAAACTCAAAAGTCGCCAGCTCACATGTTTGTCTCCACACATAGATCCGTCTGCATCAGGAAGCTCATGCTCCTGACAGTCGTAAATACCCTCAGGATTGTTTTCCAAGACTGTGGAtgaaaggtaataatgttgtaataaatgttttgtttcttgCACAGAAATATTGTTCCACTTCACAAGACTTCAGTGTATTGCATGAGTCACTTTCTTCACGCAAGTCCGTTCTCAGTGTTCTTAATTGAGAAACagtccttgattaataaagggactgagctgaaaagaaaatgaatgaatgaacaatttaaaaaaagtttttgttgtcttacaattttgtgattttatttctattaaaatCTTTTTGTTTTCAGGAGCGTTATAATGTTTTGTACATCAAACCAAGCCGTGTCCATCGCAGAAAATATGATTCAAAAGGAAACGAAATTGAACCTAATTTCAGTGATACCAAGAAGGTCAACACAGGTTTTCTGATGTCCTCCTACAGTAAGTAACCATATTGCATTATTCAGATCTGAGTTTAATTTAGCAAGTTTTATTAATGTTCTAACATCTTTCAGTTGTACAATGCAGTAATAAAACTCTGAGTAACACTTTCAAGTAAATATAATTAGCtgattcatgaaaaaaaaactagattTTTCTGTTGCAGAAGTGGAAGCTAAAGGTGAAACAGATTGTCTAGATGAGCGCCAGCTTCGTGATATTGTGAATAAGGAGCAGCTGGTTAAAGTGACTGTAAACCATTGTCCTAGTGAGGCCTTTGCGTTCTGGATCTCAGAGGTGGAAATGGACAAAACAGAGCTCGAGCCAGGCCAAGAAGTCCGCCTTAAAACGAAAGGAGATGGGCCATTTATATGTGAGTAAATACAATACGAGATCTCCCATTTTGGTGTCCACATAAAACTCAATTCCCGaaagtaatttaatataatgtgcattaattaattcattttcttttcggcttagtccctttattaatctggggtcatcacaacggaatgaaccaccaacttatccagcatatgttttatgcagtggatgtccttccagccgcagcacatccctgggaaacatccatacacactcatttccacacatacatacactacggacaagttagcttacccaattcacctataccatatgttttagacttgtggggaaaaccagaacaCCACGTGAAcaccacgcgaacacggggagaacatgcaaacttcacacagaaatgccagctgacccagctggggctcgaacctctaacctgcttgctgtgaggcgaacgtgctacccactgctccaccgtgctTCCATAATGTACTTATAAAGCATATTAATGCATGAAGGAGTTTAAAATACAATGTCAAAATATtggtgaaataatgttccatcatcATTCAGAATTAGAAagatatttatgaaatattaaacaatatactTATGATGAACAGGGGTCTGTTCTATTTACGTGGATtgctcaattagctggatttggtaattgacaatttgacacgatccaggataatttcgttcttcaaaactcatccgagagttgttgttaTAGCTTCAGGTCTGATAGctcaaggggttcaaagagaacatttattaaatggactttttagatacgaACGTGCACTATTTTAAGGtacagctttagtacaatttgtgtataataATTGACAAGCAAGGGTGACagggtggcgcagtaggaagtgctgtcgcctcacagcaagaaggtcactggttcgagcctcagctgggtcagttggcgtttctgtgtggagtttgcatgttctcatgttcgcgtgggtttcctccgggtgttccagtttccaccaccgtccaaagacatgcagtatagatgaattgggtaggctaaattgtccgtagtgtatgagtgtgaatgagtgtgtatggatgtttcccagagatgggttgcagctggaggggcaccCGCGACCCAGATTGGCGACCCcagaagggactaagctggaaagaaaatgaatgaatgaatgaatgaatgaattgacaaGCACAATATTGTctaatatgacagtgatttgatgcttcgcaaactTTGCAGACACCTTTACACAGTTaacaaaatgcttttttaatgcaaaattattttaaacagccagttattccttatgccgattaagaaacttgaatagacCTAGGCTACTATACAAAGAACatctgctctaaatgtaaaactaaatactcttaaaacatgaaagtgtaaagcctgccaCCAACAACAAATAGGGAAGTTATcacatatcatatttaacaaactgttaactacaaattttgtcattttgctcacattaatgattgaatattaatcagatgatgtcattatgctgctgtgccgtcagccaattgtTGCATTGCCGATCATGATTTCGTGGATTTAGATCTGTCCTTCTCAACACACACAtggatctcagatcagtttatccagacattttaatctgattcgcgaacttgtttgacgAACCAAATCAGCCAGCGATCAGTTAtcgatccaggatctgtcaaatcgtCATTTAAGCGAGGAATGAAGAACAAACCCtggtacttaaaaaaaaaaagaattaaaaaagaataataaaaaaaaaattatatatatatataatatatatatatatatatatatatatatatatatatatatatatatatatatattatgtatgtatgtatatgtgataaTTCTGAATCTTACtatgttttaaatcattaaaaaaaaagagtaaaactcAGTTTGAAAGATAGAAGCATAAAGACTTTAAAATGTccataaagggacagttcacccaaaacctaaatcctgtcattatttactcatcattcACAAGCCTGTTTGAGGGTTTTCTGCTGTTAAACGCACAAACTGcagaaaaccagtaaccattcacttctataaaatttgtttttcatactatggaactcaatggttaaaggttttcaacattcttcaaatatcttctttttgtcttTAATGGGAAAAaggaaagtcataaaggtttggaaacacttaaaGTGAAGTAAATTTTTGGTCAATtaacatttttgaatgaactatcactttaaatagaGTCTTTTAATTTGACATGCTATGATTTTtggtaaaaaacaacattttcatcgAATAACTTTTCAGTGCaagtcaggggtgcccaaactcggtcctggagaaccggtgtcctgcatagtttagctccaacttccttcaagaTACCTGCATGGAGCTTtgtagtatacctagaaagagcctGATTAACAGGTTCAGTTGTGTTTAATTGAGGTTGGATCTAAGATATGCAGgacgccggccctccaggacagagtttacACACCCCTGGTTTAAGTGAACAAAACATGAAACAGGACACataataatgaatgaaagatCAATTAAAACTGTTACACTTTCTTTGATTTGATACTTGAAAAACTCATTTTCTCTCTGTTTTCATCTAGTTTCCTTCGCCAAACTGGACAGCGGCACAGTAACAAAATGCAACTTTGCAGGAGATGAAAACGCCGGGGCATCGTGGACAGAGAAAATAATGGCAAACAAATCCAACCAGGAAAATACAGGGAAAAGTGCCACTCAGGGTGAGGGAGTGGACGATGATGAATGGGTACGTTTTTCTGTTCAACTGAATATGTTTTGATCTGACCACATAAAGAATTTATTCGGCACATGGGTTGATCATGAACAGATGTGTAATCTTTCTACCACTTCAATGAAGGATTTGTTGGAGCTTCATGCAAACTCTGAAAtctgttttatgttgtgttaTCTCCTGTTTTCAGGATGACTGAACAACACCCTTGAGCTTCCAGGACTACTACATCACTGTGCCTTATCTGTGTATTTACACCACACCGTCAGTATTTCTATATTAGCATTtggaaatattacaaataaacagcaaagggccATTTTATAATAGCAACTTGTATGCATTAGTGTTTTATATATGTACAgcgggtaaaataagtattgaacacgtcataaTTTCTTGTCAAATATATTTCTGAAGGAAATTgacccagattttggtaaaagcctaaacagacaaataaaccaaaacaaaaaagccTGAAAAAATTGTTTAATGACAATGGAATAAGACAAGGAGAAGGTCCTGAAGTactgtacttaaacatttttgGTATTGACACCTTCAAGATGCCTCTtgtacactgaaaaccctaataagttgactgaactaaattaatggagtaaactcattgcctcaaTTTAACTAAGTAAcagagtctcccaaaacttgcataattaagtttatttaacttgctggttttgtagattatacttaaatttttCAGTTCACCAAACGTAAGTACTTAGTGCAGTGAACAATTAAGATTAGAGTGACCTCTATATGGAGTCTATTTATAACAGTGTCTTCTTTCCTGTTTCCATATACCGTTCTTTTCCCACTTTTGATTGGATGTTATAGAAATGTCTTCCCTTTGAGTCTGTATTCCAGTTGTCTTTCCAAAGATTGATAActgcattattaataatatttttttttcagttttcaaaGTGGGACTTCTAGGCAGAGCTTCTTGTATGGCCAATCAAAGAAAAGAGtataaaaaattgtgaaaaacacttacatttttaaaaaataagtattaataaTGATGTAGAGGTCAAAACACTTGAAATCTTGAGTTTATGGTTTTAACGGTAAGTAAGTTATCCTAACAAATATAAACAAGTTATGGTGCCAAAATGCaataatttaagtaatttttcaagagttcccacgtagatatgcttggcgtttaaagcaggtttggcatgctgtcccgggagagaaccctgagcttgggaaatatttgagcccagggctcccgccgggtcaataagcatatcaggagatccgagatcaggtaggtctcgagagctccccctttagaaaagggaggaaaaggaggagatggggtggaaggggggattcttccaaacaaagatagagcagtaggaagaaaatgatccatttatagcaAACTagaatcactctgattggattattactgattacagatgagcagccagtcgtgctcaatcatatcacatgctcctctccaaattagtttatgaaacttcacttagctAAAACAACTTGagtgtttaagtaaagacaacattagggtttacattGTATAGAGTCACATGCATTTCCTCTCTATACTTCAACAAAGTCTTCAAATCTTGAagattctgtgggtctcatctatcaaatctgatctttagttcttattttgtattagatttaagtcaggtgattggctaggccattctagcaacttaattttttttcttttcgaaaAAGCAGTTTCCTTGCCTGTCTTTTGGACTGTTGTCTTGCTGGGACAGAAGCtgttgtctgggctttccatgacTTTACAAAAAAGatacactgaagaatgttggcaacCTGTAAGCgttgacttacatagtaggaaaaacaatactatggaatgattacaagtttccagcattcatcaagtatcttcttttgtgttaaaaaaacccaaactgtttttaataagacaaatgtgagtaaatgatgacagaattaacatttcttgaattatccctttaaatgggCTTATATGTTAATGTCAACTTCTGAAACCATTGTTTTGTGTGACTCCAGTAGTTGataagtgaactgcagccagcaaTTTGTCCACTCATCACTTACAAGAGCTTGAATGTGATGTAATACCCAAATACAGTCCTGTTTGGAAGTAATCATCACCTTTTCAGAGATATGCTGATAAAGTGTCTCCACACTGCCGAGAGCAAATTTAGATCAGTGTATTAATATGTGATGCAAGCTTCCTCCTTTGTAACAAATTGACAGTGATTACATGAAGAGTTGGGAGAGAATCTGATCTGTATTGATATGGATATGTTTTGCACAAGTGCTGCAACTCACCAGCATCTTGTCAACAGATTGTTATGATATTTTGATTATGAAGTGTATCTGAGACTATACAGATTGAGCTTTGCGAGAATAATTCCCCTTCTTTGCATAAAATATTTACTGGTCCTCAGGACGGCATGTGCTGTTTTGATTTTCAAAACATTTGATTTTCCTggcaaaaaaaattctgaatcattagcaaaaataaaatcaGGTTTTCACAGACAGCCTGGCAAAAATCTGAAAGGTCTCATTTCAGTTTTGTAACAAGGTGTTAACAGAAAAAAGGCATTAATAGTGTTTTGCAAACAGTCCATAATTTAAGATTATGAAGTGCCGTTATTGAAAACAACCTCATATTTGTTGCTATAGTACACCATTAGGGTTAGTAATCAAGTAGTggcttaaagtacaatttatacactattcatatattcattttccttcggcttagtccctttatccatcaatgccaactgactcagccgggactcgaaccagcgaccttcttgctgtgatgcgaccgtgagccaccatgttgcccaggggcgtcgctagacccaattcactggggcacgtgccccagtgaaaatctccagtgccccagtaaatgcattgagatatgatttacttcatatgcaagtgtatttattaagagtggtcatTCCGAAacaaagacgttattctctatgtgcaactgaaccaacgctggtgaaagcaatgtaatcaaaaagcaaactgacgcatctccgcgtgtgcgcagagaacacgcgcgcctctcgcacgcgctgctcgcgcacgcgctgctcttcttctgagagtcccgatagtaaacatgcgcgccaaaaagcaggctgcttgttccgcgccgctcatgcgttggaaaccagcgtaacagcctttttttgttttgcaagtggacaaagctaaagtttaaacaatatgatgttgatcttactaagcatgcctcctgatagatttttttgtatgaagcaaaaaggagggatgaggagtcagggaggtaaagacttaacaaacctaattatctgccatgtgtcaagtctacaacagataatcctatgacatcttttttttattttattgaattgtctatagaatttaattcaaatgaaattaatatttatgcaaaagtaatttcttaaatgatcttagcatcactccagttgttttccaattacatttaagattattttgaagaataattgtataataataagaatacttttatttaatatgatatattatattataaataaaagtattcttattattatacaattattcttcaaaataatagtgaataatagtgtatatatatgtatatatatattatatatatatatattatatatatatatatataatatatataatttttttttgggggggggggggtttggggtGGTATGGGcgaagggggtacgtgccccggtagagctttatgtctagcaacgcccctgatgtTGCCCCttctacattatttaaaaatattaaaatcaattattttaaatgttttaaggaAATGTAGGCgtcacaatattatattatacagtataaccattcatatatttttcttgtttttgctAACCTGTGCTTTTATGTGAAGTTATTAAAACCCCTGGCTAATTCTGATCGCCACTTCTTGTTCAAAGGTAAATAAAACAGGGTAtcagcggggtcttaaaatgtcttaaatctcaaaagcttaactctagaccttaaaaagtcttaaatctactgagatattgtgttgtaggtcttaaatctttttgaacaggtcttaattttcccttGTTCATGTATAGTTAcccaaacacccatacaatcaccaacagtcCATCGCaatgaaacttattttaaaacagcattaaatAACTTTCCTTACAGTACCATTTGTTTAAAtgctctccatttatttactgctgaggatactgacctgacttatgtttttattattacattactaTTATTGTAGTAGtaaattataatcatattttttaatttggTCAAGTGAAAAAACctttccaactgggatattcgaAAAAAATAATCCTTAGCAtgttagccctgtataagtctaaaatttcattcataatggtcttaaaaatgtcttaaaaagtcttaaatttaagttGGTGAACCTGCAGAACCCTGGATAAGTTAAGAGATGCTTTTTCACAATATACATCATCTTGTTACCTtttggagaagcctgtgtcatttccgggtaaatataataagaaaaaataacttgctggttgaataaatgtAACTAAgttagaatttgccaggggtgtgaataatttgggcttgactgtatttacagtatactgtataatTGAAGCTATTGAAAGAAAAAttcttaaagggggctaataatattgacctttatttttaattttaaatccaTTAAATAAAAACGGCTTCCATTTCAACCAAACCTAgagaaatgagactttctccaaaaggaaAAAGATAAGAGGAAACAAACAC
The window above is part of the Danio aesculapii chromosome 18, fDanAes4.1, whole genome shotgun sequence genome. Proteins encoded here:
- the LOC130245377 gene encoding arpin-like → MTSSVCVLQPPVFMADPGTVLLMFPSMERYNVLYIKPSRVHRRKYDSKGNEIEPNFSDTKKVNTGFLMSSYKVEAKGETDCLDERQLRDIVNKEQLVKVTVNHCPSEAFAFWISEVEMDKTELEPGQEVRLKTKGDGPFIFSFAKLDSGTVTKCNFAGDENAGASWTEKIMANKSNQENTGKSATQGEGVDDDEWDD